The genomic window TCAAGTCGGACCGGAAATATTTGAACTCAGTTCCTTTTCCGGAGGACACCCTATCTTTCGTTTTTGCCTCTTTCATCGCTCCAAATGTCACTTTGAAGCCAGACGCCTTTACCTTTTGTGCCCGAGTCCTTTTCTTTGACATAATCTGATTATAACCACAGATTCCTCGACTACGCTCGGAATGACAGGGAAAGTCACGTTTGTTACAATCTACATATGTCAGCTTCAAACACAGTCTATCTACTCTTGGGAGTCCTCGCGCTTTGGTCGATCCTTCTCACCGTCCTCCTCGTCCGATTGATGGCCCACTACCAGCGCTTGACCAAAGGGTTAGCCCAGAAAGACCTGATTAGTGCCATCAACAGCTTTATTGCCAAAACCGGCCAAAACCACGAAGACATCGAAAGCGTCAAAAAAGAACTTGAGACAGAAAAGAAAAAAGGAGAACTCCATCTTCAGCGTCTTGGCTTCAAACGTTTCAATCCCTTTACTGATACCGGAGGGAATCAAAGTTTTATTCTTAGTTTGCTAGATGAAAATGGTACCGGTGTTGTGATAAGCTCATTGCATAGTCGGGAAAACACTAGGATCTACGCCAAAAAGATCGAAGACAGTCGTTGTTCCGACCAAGTATTAAGCAAAGAAGAAGAGACGGTCATCAA from bacterium includes these protein-coding regions:
- a CDS encoding DUF4446 family protein, which encodes MSASNTVYLLLGVLALWSILLTVLLVRLMAHYQRLTKGLAQKDLISAINSFIAKTGQNHEDIESVKKELETEKKKGELHLQRLGFKRFNPFTDTGGNQSFILSLLDENGTGVVISSLHSRENTRIYAKKIEDSRCSDQVLSKEEETVI